DNA sequence from the Lysinibacillus sp. OF-1 genome:
ACTTGCAAAAAGAAGTCTATGTATTTGAACAAGGGTATTCTTTACACTCACCTTCCGAAATATTAGTTAAATTAGCAACCAATAGCAAGAATGAAATAGAAAAAGTTTATGTTGGCGGCAAAGGCTATTATTGTGAAACTAAGTGTTTAAATGTAGAAAATATTGAGTGTAAATAAAAAGGTTGAGAAAATAATTTCTCAACCTCAGACTGTAGACAAAGTATCTGATTATTCGATGCTTTGTCTTTTCTTCTTGGTAAAATGCAATCAAATATACCGCTAAAAAAATAGTTGTTCGTCACTCTTATAATCCTTGGACTAACATCTATATACGCGTTAATGCGCCATTAGGCTTTGGTAACTCTTGGGCTGTTATTTGATTCATTTTGCAAAAATGTTTAAAAAATTGTTGTGCCAGCTCTCGTTCATTTGTGTCACTTTTTAATGAAACTATATCAAGCAAAATTTGAGCCATCCATAAATTTTCAAAATAACGATATTTACCTGTATTCCATGTCATTTTTTCAGGGAATTTTTCATTGATATAATAGTGCCAGAAAAGCAGCTGATCCGATTCCTGTTCTGTAAGTTGAATTCTGTATTTTGAATGAGCTGGAATATATCCATCTTCACAAAGCTTGCCGACAAAGTTTTCATTCACCATATAGACACCTAAGATACGTCTGTCTTTTTCAAGCATGCTGGAATCTTTTGCTGTTAAGAGGACAGCGCTATTTTGGTGCAAACGGCTCGGTTTGTTTGGCTTTCCTTTGTTATTACCACTTTTTAATATGCCCGAAAAAACTTTCCACTCTGAAAAAGAACTATCCTGTTCTTCTGTGTCACACCAAAAAACCATTTGTGATGCAGGATGAAGTTTATGGTTATGCATAAGTTTTTCGTGTTCCAAACGAAGTACCAGTTTTTTTCTTTGTAGTATTTTTTCCTCTTCCTTCTTCCATTCTTCCTCTTTTCGCTCAATTTCCTTTTTTTGTATAATTTCTTCAAGTAACTTAGCATCACTTTTATCATGTATTTTTAGGTGCTTTCCAAATACATCAGGGAAAACAAACCTTTTATTTTCCGATCCGAAATGTATTTCAATACTAGAATCATTATGCTTAACTATACTACCTATGCCAAAACGCTTGTGTGTAACTTTCTTATTGATTAGATTCATTATTCTAGTCCTCCTTAAGGAATAAAAACTCGGTTACTATTAGATAGTAAATTAATCATTTTATTCAACTAACTTCCTTTAAAGCACACATAACTGTTTTGATTTTTTCTTCGGCTTAAAAAAGGATATTAAAAAAACGTACCCAAATTCTATCTGTAAAAAAGGACATCTGAATTCGAAATACGATTTTAAAAAAGTAATTGTAAGACTATTATAACATTTTTTAAAAAAATTACAAATTTATTATTGACATCATATTTTACCATAAGGTAAAATGATTATTTATTCTTTGAATTACCTTGAAATAGCTATGTAATAAAAGCCTCCAAAAATCGCAAAATTTCTGGAAAACACCTCTTTAAATAACCACTTGATTATTGGTGCTAAACATAGGAGGGCTTCATGAAATCAATGATGTTCCCTATAAAGAGACTCCCCTGTTGCAAAAGTTTTTTGTAAGAAAATCAAGTTAGGGGTTTGGTTCTAACAAGCTTCTCACCTTCCTCTGCTTTAGATAGCAGCTTATTTAATTGTGGTCGGTCTGCTTTCGCTCCAGTGAATTTCTCTTTGTTAATAACCGTTGCCCTTCACTCACCACTATTATTCAAAACCTGTCATTTAAAAAAAATGCATTTTATACGCCTATTTGCTTGCAGAATCAACAACCACTCCAATCAGAGCTAAAAACGAGTCCAGTGTTATATTGTTGTAGGTGGTTTTCTATTGCCTCTTTGCCAACATCAGTAACCTTTTAGGCTATGTATGCCAAATGATTTTTCACCTGTCACTTATCCTAAACATATAATGCAAATAATACCCTTTTTTGTAGGGAGGATTTTATGAAAAATAACAAGGGCTATAGGAATAGCGAGGGGATCGAATCAGTTAGCCAAGCAGCTAAGCTGGCGGTCATTGCAGGAGCCATTACAACACTCGGTGACGCAATAGCGACTATTGCGGCTGGTCTTGCTTTAGAGGATGAGTTGAAGGAAAATGAAAGCAATAGCAATGATATTGACAAACTACAAAAGCAAATTGACGAATTAAATTATGAATTGAAGCAATTAAAAAGGATGTTACGTTAGAACAGTATTTATACAAAAAACGACAATATCTTTTGGATATTGTCGTTTTTAGGCTATTTAGCAGCCCAAAGATCAATCTCTATTTTAATATCTGGTAGCCCTAAAGCCGTAACATAAGCAACAGTCATAGAGGGATAGGAATCACCAAACATGGCTTCCCATTGCTGATCGAAATAAGCCCAATCAATCTCCTCTGTTGCCCAAATGTTAGCCTTGACTACATGACTAGCATCCAATTCCTCAGCTGCTAAAATCGTTTCTATATTATTAAATGTATTGGTTATTTGTTCCTCGAATCCTTGAGGCAATTGATCATCTTGACCAATACCTATTTGTCCTGAAAATGCATACATTGTTGCATCTTTCGGGATGATTGTTACATGGCTATATTTTCCGACTGGGTAAGGCACCTGCATTGGATTTTTACGCACTATTTTTACTGTCATCTTCCATACTCCTTTAGGTTCTTATTTTTCTAAAAAAGGGCAAACTTATCCCTTGTTCAACGATTTTAGAAAAAAACAGCCGTGGAGAACCCTATACCCATGCTTAAAAAACGAATAGATCTTTTTTTCATGTAAATTCTCCTCCTGTTCCCTAAAGTTATTTTCACTTTACCATTTCTATCCTAGCTAATCAAGGAAGCGTAGAGACGATTTATGAGTTTCTTTATTATTATTTCTCAGGCAATTAACTATATAACTATAACGAATACAGCATATAAATAATAGTGTAAAGCGAAATTAGCCTTACACCTCCGAAATTGTTACCAGGGTCACACCATCCCAAGTGACTCTTCTCATCTTAAAAAACTAGGCTCTCCTAATCGGAGCACCTAGTTTTTTTGTTCCTATGCATGTTCATTACTAAAATAGCATAGCATCCTCAACAAATTCTGAACAGACTATCTAAAATTGTTATATTCATAAATGCCATAATGGTTCTATACTGCACTTCATTCAATTTTTAACTTACTCATTACTGGATAGGCATAGATAGTCACTTCTTTTTTGGAGGGTGTTTTTCGAATTAGGTTCTATTAAAGGTGAATTGATTTTATACGTTTAGCCCTCTTCGCAATATGAATGCCAAATAAAAATTCACTTTTACTCCATACATAAATTTGCTATACCAATTGTAAAAACTGTTTCAATTGGTTGTCTATCTCAAGAGAATCCTGTTCGTTTTGTCCAATTCCGAAGCAATGTCCCCACTTAGATTCGATTGGTCGATAAACTGCATTAGGCATGTGCTTTACTTCATAAGTATTATCCTCTGGCGGAAAAAAAAGATCGGTCGACCCTGGCATAACAAGGGCTTGAGCAGTGATACAGTTTAACGCTTTTTCAAAATTTCTGTTGTCTTGAGGATTAGCACTTATATCTCCGTTAATACCTGTTCGTAGCATGGCAATCAAGTCGTTTGCATCAAAGGAAAGAAACACTTTATCCCAATAATCTTCTAGATATGCCTTTAATGTTGTGTACCCTTCTTCTTGATAGAGCTGTTCTAAATAGTAGGCTTGAGAAAATCCCCATGGCGCATAGGCGCGTCCCATCGCAGCAAGTCCTGCTGTAGGCTGATTAGTGTAGAAGCCTCGCTTCCAGTTGGCGTCTGCTTGCAATGCTGCGATAAGGCTCTCAAAAACAACTTGTGCATGTGGTCTGGTCTTTGCTGTTCCGCCAAACGGTGCAATCCGTTCGACCATCTCAGGATAACTTCTTCCCCATTGAAAGGTTTGCAGCGCACCGAGTGACCATCCAACGACTAGAGCAATTTTCTTAATACCAAATTTTTCAGTTATGAGTCGATGTTGTAACCGAACATTATCATAGATCGTTACAAGTGGAAAATTACCTTTATCCATAGGAGCCTGTGTATTGCTTGGAGAGGAGGATAATCCATTCCCAAACATATTAGGCACGATTATAAAATATTTGTCTGGATCAAGTGCTTTGCCAGAACCAATCAACCACTCATTATCCGTATGCTGGCCAGCAAACCAAGTAGGATAAACAATCACATTTGATTTTGCAGTATTTAAAGTTCCATAGGTTTTATAAGCAAGAAAAGCTTGAGGCAATTTTTGTCCCGATTGTAGCAAGACATCTCCAAGTGAATAAATTTCGTAATCTTTCATAATTCAAATCCCCTTTTATAAAATTTTGCGTGTAGCTTGATTTTTACTCTACGATACTGTTACCATCAAATCAACGAAACGTTTTTGAATATAACGTTCATTTTTTTTGAATTAAGAGGTGCTGTATCAATGGAAATCCGTCAGCTTAAAACATTTTGGACGCTTGCTTCCACTCGCAGTTTTAGTCGCACTGCCGAAGTGTTGAACTATGTTCCGTCTACTGTAACCATGCAAATCAAGGCGTTAGAAGAAGAATTGGGCGTCAGGTTATTGGATCGCTTGGGCAAGAGTGTCGTATTAACAGATGCTGGCCACCAGTTATTGCCCTATGCTACCAAAATATTAAACGATATAGAGGAAGCCCGTTGTGTCTCCAGTCAGAACGGAGAATTAACTGGCACAATTATCATTGGTGCAGACGAAGTACTCTGTACATACCGTTTACCAGCATTACTCAGAGATTATCGTCAACAATATCCCCATGTTCGTCTGCTTTTTAAGCCTTTGTCTGGTCAAAATTTGAAACAAAGTCTAAGAGAAGGAGATGTTGATGTGGTCTTTATGCTAGATGAACCGATCGTATCATCAGATCTTCATACAGAAATTTTATTGGACGAACCGTTTCTTATGGTTGTTTCCCCCGACCATCCATTAGCTTCTCGTGCTACATTAAGCATAGAAGATTTTAATAGAGAGCATATTCTATTAAGTGAAAAAGGTTGCTCTTATCGGACTTTCTTTTATCGTACTTTGGTAAAGAATGGGGCAGACAGCTTGACTGAACTTGAGTTTAATAGTGTAGAAGCCATTAAACAATGTACAATGGCGGGACTCGGTATTGCCTTATTACCAAAAATGGCGCTAAAGGGAGAAATGGAGCGAGGTGAGCTGATCCCTCTACCTTGGGATTTATCTGAAATACAATTTGCCACTCAAATGTTGTGGCATCAAGAAAAATGGATTTCTCCATCGATAAAAGCCTTTACAGATTTAGCAAGAAATTTACTACAGTAATATTCTTAGGAGGAAGGGGCGGATTCAGAAGTTAATGATACTGAATCGACCTTTTTCTAAAGAAAGGAAACAGACTCAAATTAGTGCACAAAGGACTTAAAAAATGTGACTACAACATCAAATTAAGGCTGCTTGAGGCTATGTTCAAAGCAATAGAAAAAGCCACCTCCCATTACGGGACATGACTTCTTCCTAAATCTCTTGATATTCACTTTTCAATATTGAAAAAATGGCAAGATCAACATACTTCCCTTTTTCAAGTTCGTGTTGTCTCAAAACACCCTCTTGACTAAAATTTAATTTTTCCAACAATCTTATAGATGAATTGTTTTCTGGCTCTATTTTCGCTTCGATTTTATTTATTCCCATCGACGTAAAAGCAAAATGTATAATCTTACTTAAAGCCTCTTGCATAATACCCTTTCCCCAATGTTCAGGGTTTAAATCATAGCCAATTTCTATGCGGTTATGTTCTTTTTCATAATTCAAATAACCACAAGTGCCAATCACTTTTTTGGTCTTAGCTTCTTCAATTACCCATCTTAAGCCAGTTTGTTCTTTGAAAATTTTATCATACCAGTTTAATTCATGTAATGCATCATCAACTGAAGCAAATAATGTTAATGGCAAATACTTGACCACTTTTTCATCAGAATAAAGTGCAAAAATATCTTTGCAATCATCAACTATACCTTTTCGTAAGATAAAGCGTTCCGTTTCCAATTTAGGAAAATCTTTAAATTCGAAATTTATACTCATCATAACTCCTTTTCACCATCATTAGCATTATTCATAAATAAATAGTAACACATTATATTCAGAAAATTATCATAACTATTCAATTTGTACATGCAACTCTTTTTATCATTACAAAAACAAAAGCCACATCTATTGGATGTGACTCAATAATTGATTATTTATAACAAAGTTCGAGACTTGGCACTATTGCCAGATACAATAAATTTATCTGTTTCTTCGTCAAAAGCTATAGTGAAACTAAATTCATTCATTAAGCTTCCTGTATAATCACTAAGACTTAGTGTAGGACTAACCCAAAACACAACTTCATTTCCATCAACCTTCCAGCCGCTCTCAAAGCCTTTGTGCTTTTCTTCAAGACGCTTTCCGATAGTTTGTCCGTTATTACTAATGGTATTTTTCACTAAATCAATAAATTTATTTTGTGTTTTTATTTCCATTTAATTCCTCCATTCATACTAATAATAGCTTTAATAGTATTATATGGTTATGAATAGCAAATTAAAACATTTTTGATGCCTAATCTCTAAAAAAAGCAAAGGAAGCTCTCTCTGACACACTTAATATCTCTTTCTAAAATTAAAGAGCATCATTCCTTATTTGAATGATGCTCCACTAAATTAAACTAAGGATCTCC
Encoded proteins:
- a CDS encoding malate synthase, producing the protein MNLINKKVTHKRFGIGSIVKHNDSSIEIHFGSENKRFVFPDVFGKHLKIHDKSDAKLLEEIIQKKEIERKEEEWKKEEEKILQRKKLVLRLEHEKLMHNHKLHPASQMVFWCDTEEQDSSFSEWKVFSGILKSGNNKGKPNKPSRLHQNSAVLLTAKDSSMLEKDRRILGVYMVNENFVGKLCEDGYIPAHSKYRIQLTEQESDQLLFWHYYINEKFPEKMTWNTGKYRYFENLWMAQILLDIVSLKSDTNERELAQQFFKHFCKMNQITAQELPKPNGALTRI
- a CDS encoding RidA family protein, translated to MTVKIVRKNPMQVPYPVGKYSHVTIIPKDATMYAFSGQIGIGQDDQLPQGFEEQITNTFNNIETILAAEELDASHVVKANIWATEEIDWAYFDQQWEAMFGDSYPSMTVAYVTALGLPDIKIEIDLWAAK
- a CDS encoding alpha/beta fold hydrolase, whose amino-acid sequence is MKDYEIYSLGDVLLQSGQKLPQAFLAYKTYGTLNTAKSNVIVYPTWFAGQHTDNEWLIGSGKALDPDKYFIIVPNMFGNGLSSSPSNTQAPMDKGNFPLVTIYDNVRLQHRLITEKFGIKKIALVVGWSLGALQTFQWGRSYPEMVERIAPFGGTAKTRPHAQVVFESLIAALQADANWKRGFYTNQPTAGLAAMGRAYAPWGFSQAYYLEQLYQEEGYTTLKAYLEDYWDKVFLSFDANDLIAMLRTGINGDISANPQDNRNFEKALNCITAQALVMPGSTDLFFPPEDNTYEVKHMPNAVYRPIESKWGHCFGIGQNEQDSLEIDNQLKQFLQLV
- a CDS encoding LysR family transcriptional regulator, which encodes MEIRQLKTFWTLASTRSFSRTAEVLNYVPSTVTMQIKALEEELGVRLLDRLGKSVVLTDAGHQLLPYATKILNDIEEARCVSSQNGELTGTIIIGADEVLCTYRLPALLRDYRQQYPHVRLLFKPLSGQNLKQSLREGDVDVVFMLDEPIVSSDLHTEILLDEPFLMVVSPDHPLASRATLSIEDFNREHILLSEKGCSYRTFFYRTLVKNGADSLTELEFNSVEAIKQCTMAGLGIALLPKMALKGEMERGELIPLPWDLSEIQFATQMLWHQEKWISPSIKAFTDLARNLLQ
- a CDS encoding GNAT family N-acetyltransferase, translated to MMSINFEFKDFPKLETERFILRKGIVDDCKDIFALYSDEKVVKYLPLTLFASVDDALHELNWYDKIFKEQTGLRWVIEEAKTKKVIGTCGYLNYEKEHNRIEIGYDLNPEHWGKGIMQEALSKIIHFAFTSMGINKIEAKIEPENNSSIRLLEKLNFSQEGVLRQHELEKGKYVDLAIFSILKSEYQEI